The following proteins are encoded in a genomic region of Syngnathoides biaculeatus isolate LvHL_M chromosome 15, ASM1980259v1, whole genome shotgun sequence:
- the plekhh1 gene encoding pleckstrin homology domain-containing family H member 1 isoform X1, which translates to MSGWSKTAWTAWTCDSESVVESTTQKCEEIAAMADVLESGGGGAAPSGVDWHQRCVALEMQLLRFRLQAGKIRELLAEKMQELEQRVIRADQRAENAEKQIHAMEEKLKSANVQSNESESLFYRKCQDLTARVQEKDAAIKRLEIQLEKQVLVRAHEAKIIEEKAAKIKDWVTVKLSEMEQENQQLKQANLKQTEQIALLQNKLQEKTTTCPSGSPGKSPKADGHQVPKSPQFPPSCPDTPTSPDHSRRPAVACGTGKNLPTDSKRSPEPSREGICHSRHLTRNPQLQDQRREDLGPEPPDCSEGRDNSSAELNSKFRLQCLHSSSSSSSSAYEVAQGPPSSPRTPLSLAPKSPLSLHSPSPDSPFPGPVETSAPQSGASMTLPKIRTPLTPRDSIQLVKKHFSQPQSGLDRHHHLVSIDIVTPSSTCSTLTAGTLPSSRPVEETDIDDALPDSMDGVVEGSGSAEPAQRDGVPFADLPEEPERLDPDALKPPTPPLHRFPSWESRIYAVAKAGMRVSETSPGTRCPNRGSVSPQCPAASPFAQLMYKNISVPVYTALKGRATQISAAPLRDNDDSGSEDDSGSLASLRTSGLGPDKRGGVPGSPRAVKRGVSVSSVSSESDYAIPPDACSLDGDYSEPEHKVQRTSSYSCESLGPETLEKSGYLLKMSSQVKAWKRRWFILRNGEILYYKSPSDVIRKPQGQLELNSSCRIVRGEETQTFQLITEKKTLYLTADSPNILEEWIRVLQNLLKVQASSPLSVELTSAKPAVTGWLTKVKHGHSKLVWCCLVGKVFYYYRNPEDKLPLGQLQLRSASVQEVDRSCDSDEDYEAGVRGGFLSSHCTLAVKPGDQSPSYLLVRTKQEKDAWLYHLCVAAGGGANLKVGTECEQLIGRLLDADGDAECSLWQSDALSFSKEGLRSPLTTLPSDALQTEALKLFKSCQLFINVLLESPSVDYHTSLAQNALQVCLSHPELHNEMYCQLIKQTNRRTPHNYSVTQCWQLLSLCVALFLPQQHFLWYLRQHLHRNADPSSDVGKYAVYCQRSVERTLRNGEREAKPSRMEIVSILLRNPYHHSLPFSIPVHFMNNTYQVVGFDGSATVEEFLNTLNQRIGMRSPQLSGFALFTDDPSGKDSEHCLPPAAKICDVISKWEQALKEIHPGKNEATRILRLTYKKRLCFRSQAKGETERERLLLAHQVNDNVQEGRFPVNKELALEVAALMAQVEYGDLERTSAQPKSHLMLLPQALERFYPKRYKRNCGAEQLRDLGERLAAKWSTLRGCGAADCVRIYLTVARRWPLFGAKLFSVKAVPPVPSEQGPAWLAVNEDGLFVLDYAMQTLSSHPYQSVVTFGGCCDDFVLVTSQQKEPGGGKASAEKLLFAMAKPKILELTLLTASYMNHWTPPSAPKSQWDADARHFPAMNYTTEVPTLL; encoded by the exons TGTGAGGAAATCGCGGCCATGGCCGACGTGCTGGAgagcggcggcggtggcgcgGCGCCGTCCGGCGTGGATTGGCACCAGCGCTGCGTGGCTCTGGAGATGCAGCTGCTGAGGTTCCGGCTCCAGGCGGGGAAAATCCGGGAGCTGCTGGCCGAAAAG ATGCAGGAACTGGAGCAGCGGGTGATCCGGGCCGACCAGCGTGCGGAGAACGCGGAGAAacag ATCCACGCCATGGAGGAAAAGCTCAAGTCGGCGAACGTCCAGAGCAACGAGTCCGAGAGCTTGTTTTACAGAAAGTGCCAAGACCTGACTGCCCGGGTCCAGGAGAAAGACGCCGCCATCAAAAGATTAGAGATACAGCTGGAAAAGCAG GTCTTAGTCAGAGCCCACGAGgctaaaataattgaagagaAGGCAGCCAAGATTAAAGACTGGGTAACCGTAAAGCTCAGCGAG ATGGAGCAAGAGAACCAGCAACTTAAACAGGCCAACTTGAAGCAGACGGAGCAGATTGCGTTGCTACAGAACAAACTACAAG aaaaaacgACCACCTGTCCCTCCGGATCCCCCGGTAAGTCCCCCAAAGCAGATGGCCACCAGGTACCTAAAAGTCCCCAGTTTCCTCCGAGCTGCCCTGATACGCCGACCTCGCCAGATCACAGCAGGAGACCGGCGGTTGCCTGTGGAACTGGAAAGAACTTGCCAACGG ATTCGAAAAGATCTCCGGAACCGAGCCGTGAAGGTATTTGCCACAGCCGCCATCTGACCCGCAATCCTCAGTTGCAAGATCAGCGTAGGGAGGACCTTGGACCAGAACCCCCAGACTGCTCCGAGGGTAGAGACAACTCCTCTGCTGAGTTGAACAGCAAATTCCGCTTGCAATGTCTTCATTCGTCCTCGTCATCTTCTTCCTCAGCGTACGAGGTGGCTCAAGGACCCCCGAGCTCCCCCAGGACTCCCCTCAGTCTTGCACCGAAAAGCCCGCTCTCGCTGCACTCGCCGTCACCCGACAGTCCCTTTCCCGGTCCCGTTGAGACGTCAGCCCCCCAATCCGGCGCCAGCATGACCTTACCCAAAATCCGGACTCCGCTCACCCCCAGGGACAGCATCCAGCTGGTGAAGAAACACTTCAGCCAGCCCCAGTCCGGCCTGGACCGACACCACCACCTGGTCAGCATCGACATCGTGACACCCTCGTCCACGTGCTCCACCCTCACCGCCGGCACGTTGCCCTCCTCCCGGCCGGTCGAAGAGACGGACATCGATGACGCTCTCCCGGACAGCATGGACGGCGTGGTGGAAGGGTCTGGATCCGCGGAGCCCGCCCAGCGGGATGGAGTCCCCTTTGCGGATCTCCCAGAGGAACCGGAGAGGCTGGATCCCGACGCTCTGAAACCACCGACGCCTCCGTTACATCGCTTCCCTTCATGG GAGAGTCGAATATATGCCGTGGCCAAGGCCGGAATGAGAGTATCTGAGACGTCTCCTGGAACGAGGTGCCCCAATCGAG GGTCCGTCTCGCCACAGTGCCCGGCGGCCAGTCCGTTCGCGCAGTTGATGTACAAGAACATCAGCGTTCCGGTCTACACCGCGCTGAAAGGG AGAGCCACGCAGATCAGCGCGGCGCCTCTGCGGGACAACGACGACTCGGGTTCCGAAGACGACAGCGGCTCGCTGGCCAGCCTGCGGACCTCCGGGCTGGGTCCGGACAAGAGGGGCGGCGTCCCCGGCAGTCCCCGTGCTGTCAAGAGAG GCGTGTCCGTGTCGTCCGTTAGCTCGGAGAGCGACTACGCCATCCCGCCCGACGCCTGCTCCCTGGACGGCGACTACTCGGAACCGGAACACAAAGTCCAGAGGACGTCGTCTTACTCCTGCGAGAGCCTCGGGCCC GAGACGCTGGAGAAAAGCGGCTACCTGCTGAAGATGAGCAGTCAGGTGAAGGCCTGGAAGCGCCGCTGGTTCATCCTCAGGAACGGCGAGATCCTCTACTACAAGTCTCCC AGCGACGTCATCAGGAAACCGCAAGGTCAGCTTGAGCTCAACTCGTCTTGCCGAATTGTGCGCGGAGAAGAAACGCAGACCTTCCAG TTGATCACGGAGAAGAAGACCTTGTACCTGACGGCGGATTCGCCCAACATCCTGGAGGAGTGGATCCGGGTCTTGCAGAACCTCCTGAAAGTTCAGGCCAGCAGCCCGCTCAGCGTGGAGCTGACCTCGGCCAAGCCCGCCGTCACGGGCTGGCTCACCAAG GTCAAACACGGACATTCCAAGCTGGTGTGGTGCTGTTTAGTTGGAAAGGTCTTCTACTACTATCGCAACCCAGAGGACAAA CTGCCCCTGGGCCAGCTGCAGCTGCGCTCGGCGTCCGTGCAGGAAGTGGACCGTTCGTGCGACTCGGACGAGGACTACGAGGCGGGCGTCCGCGGCGGCTTCCTGTCGTCGCACTGCACCCTGGCGGTCAAGCCCGGCGACCAGAGCCCCTCGTACCTCCTCGTCCGCACCAAACAGGAAAAG GACGCGTGGCTGTACCACTTGTGCGTGGCGGCGGGCGGCGGCGCCAACCTGAAGGTGGGCACCGAGTGCGAGCAGCTGATCGGCAGGCTGCTGGACGCGGATGGAGATGCGG AATGCAGCCTGTGGCAGAGCGACGCGTTGAGCTTCTCCAAGGAAGGTCTGCGCTCGCCGCTCACCACGCTGCCGTCGGACGCCCTGCAGACGGAGGCGCTCAAGCTCTTCAAG TCGTGCCAGCTGTTCATCAACGTGCTGCTGGAGTCTCCCAGCGTGGACTACCACACGTCGCTGGCGCAGAACGCGCTGCAGGTGTGCCTGTCGCACCCGGAGCTGCACAACGAGATGTACTGCCAGCTCATCAAGCAGACCAACCGCCGCACGCCCCACAACTACTCCGTCACGCAG TGCTGGCAGCTGCTGTCGTTGTGCGTGGCTCTCTTCCTCCCCCAGCAGCACTTCCTCTGGTACCTCAGGCAGCACCTGCACCGAAACGCCGACCCCAG TAGCGACGTGGGCAAGTACGCGGTGTACTGCCAGCGCTCCGTGGAGCGAACGCTGCGCAACGGCGAGCGGGAGGCCAAACCGTCGCGCATGGAGATCGTCTCCATCCTGCTGAGAAACCCCTACCACCACTCGCTGCCCTTCAGCATCCCCGTGCACTTTATGAACAACACTTACCAG GTGGTGGGTTTTGACGGGTCCGCCACGGTGGAGGAGTTCCTGAACACGCTGAACCAGAGGATCGGCATGCGCAGTCCTCAGCTGTCCGGCTTCGCCCTCTTCACCGACGACCCGTCCGGAAAAGACTCGGAGCACTGCTTGCCGCCCGCCGCCAAG ATTTGCGACgttatttccaagtgggagcAGGCCCTGAAGGAGATTCACCCGGGCAAGAACGAAGCCACGCGGATCCTACGACTGACTTACAAGAAGCG GCTTTGCTTCCGCTCTCAGGCCAAAGGCGAGACGGAGCGGGAGCGCCTCCTGCTGGCCCACCAGGTGAACGACAACGTGCAGGAGGGCCGCTTCCCCGTCAACAAGGAGCTGGCGCTGGAGGTGGCCGCCCTCATGGCGCAG GTGGAGTACGGCGATCTGGAGCGAACCAGCGCTCAACCCAAATCCCACCTGATGCTGCTCCCGCAGGCGCTGGAGCGCTTCTACCCCAAACGCTACAAGCGCAACTGCGGCGCCGAGCAGCTCAG AGACCTCGGCGAGCGTTTGGCGGCCAAGTGGTCCACGCTCCGCGGCTGCGGCGCCGCCGACTGCGTGAGAATCTACCTGACGGTGGCCCGCAGGTGGCCCCTCTTCGGGGCCAAACTCTTCAGCGTCAAG GCGGTGCCCCCCGTCCCGTCCGAGCAGGGCCCGGCCTGGCTGGCGGTCAACGAGGACGGGCTCTTCGTGCTGGACTACGCCATG caaacgcTGTCCTCGCACCCGTACCAGTCGGTGGTCACCTTCGGCGGCTGTTGCGACGACTTCgtgctggtcaccagccagcaGAAGGAGCCCGGCGGCGGCAAGGCGAGCGCGGAGAAGCTGCTGTTCGCCATGGCCAAACCGAAG ATTCTGGAGTTGACCCTGCTCACGGCCAGCTACATGAACCACTGGACTCCCCCCAGCGCCCCCAAGAGCCAGTGGGACGCGGACGCCCGCCACTTCCCCGCCATGAACTACACCACCGAGGTCCCCACGCTACTCTGA